The genomic region ACTCAGGAAACTGAGGGAAGCGGAGATGACGGCTGAAGGGTATTTCAACCACCGTCCAAAAAAAGTGAGGGATTTCTATGGGGACAACTACGAACTCGTCATGGATATCCTTGAGAATGACGCGACCCGCATCCATATCGACCTGAGGGTGAGCAGGAGGGAGCAGACGAGCCTGATCTATGAAACGGATACTCAGACGCTTATTCTGGATACTGCCTTCAGCGGTGCAATGCCCGAGAATGTGGATGGAACAGAGAGGAAGGTTGTACTTGATGCTCCGCTTACAAGCCTTCATATATTCGTTGATGTCTCAAGCATCGAAATCTTCGCCAATGACGGGGAAGCGGTAATGACAGCACGCATCTTCCCCTCCGATAGGGCGACGGGCATGGAGGTCTCCACGGAAATCGGCAGCTGTCATGTCAAGATGACCAGATACAGTTTGAAGCAGCTATCTTCGAAACAGGTACTCGATCAAGGGTAGAGTAAACGTAATTTCAATATTCAAACATAGATTAATTTCAATTCTGCTTATAATTGATTGATTATTTTGTTATTATTAATCTACACAAGCTAGGGTGAGAGGAGAGGGAAGACATGTTTTCGGTATTGAGCCAGATTCGTAAACGTTTTGAATATATGACCCCAGTGGAGCAGCGCATTGCAAATTTCATGCTGGACAACCCCACGAAAGTGATCAACATGCCGGTGAAGGATATTGCGAGGAACAGCGACACCAGTGACGCGGCCATCGTCAGGTTTTCCAAGAGGATCGGACTTGCAGGCATCAAGGAATTGAAGGTGGAGCTTGCGAAGGAACTCCATACACTTGAGAAGGAGAACATATCCAGGGTCATCGATCTTGAACAGGATACACACAAGGATATTTTTGATAAAGTATTCAAAAATACCATTCAGGCACTCTATAATACTGAAAAGATCGTCAACAGGAAGGCGATGAAGGAGGCCGCCCATCTTTTCGCCAAATCGGACAACACCTTCATATTCGGGGTGGGGGATTCGGCGAATGTTGGAAATGAACTCGAACAGAAGCTACATAGGGTCAATATAAACGCCTTCTTCACCGCTGATAAGTACCTGTGCATGACGCGGTTGTCCAATGCGAAAGAGAATGATGTGCTCTTCCTCATCACTTTATCAGGCAAGACGAAAGAAGTAGTGGAAGTTGTGAAACTGGCCAAGAAGCTCGGGGTTAAAACGATCATCCTGACGCAGAATCACGCTTCCATTGCAAAAAGGAACGCTGATATCGCGATAGAAATCACTGAGGAAGAGACGAACATACAATATATGAACATGACAAGCCGCATCGCGCAGCTGGTCATCTGTGATGTGCTGTTCTTCTATATCTGCCGGGAACTCGGCGCCTCTGCATATGATACGATCATCAAGACATACGACGTCACCCACTGATCATTCCCCTTCAATTATGAAGGGGTTTTTTAATGTGGTGGAAATGCCACTTCAGCCTTTACCATATTGAAACATTATTGAAATATTCATCCCGAATCCCGTCCCTATATTAAGGTTATGTAACAAGATGGAAAATTGGTGGATACCTCTGCTGCCTTCAAATATAATGGGGATATTGTTAAATGGTGGCATAGCCGATGGGGGAATTATTTTGAAAGAAAAACTGATGAAATCAAGTATCGCATCCCTTCTGATTGCATCTGCAATATTCACATATAATATGGATTCAGTAATAGAAGCTGATGAAACAGATGCTGTTTCGAACACAGAGGAAAGTACAGAAGCATCTGCAGAATCGGTTTCCAATGAAGAAAATGCCGAAGCAGTCACTGAAGAAGCAGCAGAGCAGGAACTGCTGGTAGAATCGTCGCCGGAGAGTGCCCCCGAAAGGGAAGTCCAGCAGCAGGCCATCTCAGAGTACAACACTGAAGAAGCAACGGGTGAGACATCATCTGCGGAT from Salinicoccus sp. RF5 harbors:
- a CDS encoding MurR/RpiR family transcriptional regulator, whose product is MFSVLSQIRKRFEYMTPVEQRIANFMLDNPTKVINMPVKDIARNSDTSDAAIVRFSKRIGLAGIKELKVELAKELHTLEKENISRVIDLEQDTHKDIFDKVFKNTIQALYNTEKIVNRKAMKEAAHLFAKSDNTFIFGVGDSANVGNELEQKLHRVNINAFFTADKYLCMTRLSNAKENDVLFLITLSGKTKEVVEVVKLAKKLGVKTIILTQNHASIAKRNADIAIEITEEETNIQYMNMTSRIAQLVICDVLFFYICRELGASAYDTIIKTYDVTH